In the genome of Palaemon carinicauda isolate YSFRI2023 chromosome 13, ASM3689809v2, whole genome shotgun sequence, one region contains:
- the LOC137652023 gene encoding uncharacterized protein translates to MGPRYTKAIILLVVGSPVLAAGIIIDNSLETNIAQSSTVTIARLMIAVGACMVAVGIFICCIIMTTNKKEEPNAPSPSSDIQLHRVRVTTAPQSQSQRRGVQLVTYSPLPEAQGFPYPQSARFNRTPLVNSPAVHFQTSAVTSTPINHTSASQLTRTSAPTGNVSQVPNAIPTQNGGQHTNPSTVPNQVPSMPAAHCQAHNISETKSQRSNTSEAKSQRSNTSVAKSHRSSASEGKSQRSSASEGKSQRSSASEGKSQRSQASEAKSQRSNLSESKSQRSNITEAKTQCSSSSENKSHRTNVSETKKNRSSSSDAKTKRSSSSEAKNQRSGLSDAKTQRINTSENKNQRSSSSEAQSQRSNPSPAQNKRSNAPGNPSRHVSAPENSNPCQPQRNSGSQNTTHQRHLSSESLVYPVSAIDMAKLLTAAKKVMEPKTFDDIAKAYSIVYSSSRPTSQVDMPTFDYSVPVQAPLTSCSSSSAGQLSSQSAGACGLLTPTQEQVSLENTLPLRNSPSAPPYQEQPPEFDPPPYCP, encoded by the coding sequence CTTGTATGGTGGCAGTTGGTATTTTTATTTGTTGTATTATTATGACAACAAACAAAAAAGAAGAACCAAACGCTCCAAGTCCATCAAGTGACATTCAGCTCCATCGTGTTAGGGTTACCACAGCTCCTCAATCTCAGTCTCAGCGTCGAGGAGTTCAGCTGGTAACATACTCCCCATTGCCAGAGGCACAGGGCTTTCCTTACCCTCAGTCAGCCAGATTCAACAGAACACCGCTTGTAAATTCTCCAGCAGTGCATTTTCAAACAAGTGCAGTGACAAGTACCCCAATTAATCATACTAGCGCTTCTCAGTTAACAAGGACCTCTGCGCCTACAGGAAATGTTAGTCAGGTCCCTAATGCTATACCAACTCAGAATGGGGGACAGCATACAAATCCCTCCACAGTTCCCAATCAAGTCCCCAGCATGCCTGCAGCTCACTGTCAAGCTCACAATATTTCTGAGACTAAAAGTCAACGTTCGAACACTTCTGAGGCCAAAAGCCAGCGATCAAACACATCTGTAGCTAAAAGTCATCGTTCAAGTGCCTCTGAGGGTAAAAGTCAACGTTCAAGTGCCTCTGAGGGTAAAAGTCAACGTTCAAGTGCCTCCGAAGGTAAAAGCCAGCGTTCACAAGCGTCTGAAGCTAAGAGCCAACGCTCAAATCTATCCGAATCTAAAAGTCAGCGTTCAAACATAACCGAAGCCAAGACTCAATGTTCAAGCTCATCTGAAAATAAGAGTCATCGAACAAATGTATCCGAAACTAAAAAAAATAGATCTAGCTCATCTGATGCTAAGACCAAACGTTCCAGCTCATCAGAGGCTAAGAATCAACGGTCCGGTTTGTCTGATGCTAAAACGCAGCGAATAAATACCtctgaaaataaaaatcaacgcTCAAGCTCTTCTGAGGCACAAAGTCAGCGGTCAAACCCTTCTCCAGCACAAAACAAACGTTCAAATGCACCAGGAAATCCCAGCAGGCATGTTAGTGCCCCAGAAAATTCGAATCCATGTCAGCCACAGCGCAATTCAGGGTCTCAGAACACCACTCACCAACGTCATTTATCATCAGAAAGTCTTGTCTATCCAGTGAGCGCTATAGACATGGCAAAACTTTTAACAGCAGCCAAAAAGGTCATGGAGCCAAAAACCTTCGATGATATAGCAAAGGCTTACTCGATCGTATATTCATCTTCGAGGCCTACATCGCAGGTTGATATGCCTACTTTTGACTACTCAGTACCTGTTCAGGCCCCCCTTACGAGTTGCTCCTCTTCATCTGCTGGTCAGTTGTCATCGCAGTCAGCCGGTGCATGTGGTTTACTAACACCTACACAAGAACAAGTGTCTTTAGAAAATACCCTTCCACTACGCAATAGTCCATCTGCCCCACCTTACCAGGAGCAGCCACCGGAATTTGACCCTCCCCCATATTGCCCTTAA